Proteins encoded together in one Quercus lobata isolate SW786 chromosome 3, ValleyOak3.0 Primary Assembly, whole genome shotgun sequence window:
- the LOC115981874 gene encoding uncharacterized protein LOC115981874: MEEDQQKKFVCKFCARRFSCGKALGGHIRTHMNKNSAEEEDEVEVEADGNVNANNVVKFQSLNGGRRSKRDLSGFEADGLDSGYGLRENPRKTWRFVDSSSATLLQERVCKECGKGFQSLKALCGHMACHSDKEKLISKFEDNSLMDSHSDTETSGPTQLRRSKRMRYKAVDAYPSGYTMANGSSSVSGIEQEQEEVAMCLMMLSRDSGQRNGLNSLAESSDNNSVVLEAKSCSIDVKMKITMKNSRNCASNINEIVKLKKQIDKKLKTSEISLSDNSDSGYFRNGPKKAESDVSVDGSYWGDGFKKPKVYYGSGIGGFDSELGKSSSFELRKELINDEGYGPVGTECDLRMKAKNDSFNAEFSEGSSKKIKNDSSKVKGSKNAHKRGKYECLNCNMSFHSHRALGGHRASHTKSNGYCEAIYESGENSTGTGSLAVPKPQSKHVESCSVKTSTSQSFSGHSKKRMGPRKSKGHECPICFRVFRSGQALGGHKRSHFIGGSEERTLVLKQELPEFHGLIDLNLPAPTDEEANGDDAQFMPW; this comes from the coding sequence ATGGAAGAAGATCAGCAAAAGAAGTTTGTATGCAAGTTTTGCGCCAGGAGGTTTTCGTGTGGGAAGGCCTTAGGTGGTCACATCAGGACCCACATGAATAAGAATTCAgctgaagaagaagacgaagtaGAAGTGGAAGCTGATGGTAATGTTAATGCTAATAATGTGGTAAAGTTTCAATCTTTGAATGGTGGAAGGAGGAGCAAGAGAGATTTGTCAGGGTTTGAAGCTGATGGTTTGGATTCTGGTTATGGTCTTAGAGAGAACCCCAGGAAAACTTGGAGGTTTGTGGATTCAAGTAGTGCTACTTTATTGCAGGAAAGGGTGTGTAAAGAATGTGGCAAAGGTTTTCAATCTTTGAAAGCTCTCTGTGGTCACATGGCTTGTCACTCGGATAAAGAGAAGCTGATTAGCAAATTTGAGGACAATTCATTGATGGATAGTCACTCAGACACTGAGACATCGGGTCCAACACAACTTAGGAGATCGAAAAGAATGAGGTACAAGGCTGTTGATGCTTACCCTTCTGGTTATACTATGGCAAATGGTTCTTCATCTGTGTCTGGGATTGAACAAGAACAGGAAGAGGTGGCTATGTGTTTGATGATGTTGTCTAGGGACTCTGGTCAAAGAAATGGTTTGAATTCTTTGGCAGAGTCTTCGGATAACAATTCAGTGGTTTTAGAGGCCAAATCATGTTCTATTGatgtgaaaatgaaaattaccATGAAGAATAGTAGGAATTGTGCCTCTAACATTAATGAGATTGTGAAGCTTAAGAAGCAAATAGACAAGAAGTTGAAAACTTCTGAGATTAGTCTTTCTGACAATTCTGATTCTGGGTATTTTAGGAATGGACCCAAAAAGGCTGAATCAGATGTTTCTGTTGATGGGTCTTATTGGGGTGACGGATTTAAGAAGCCTAAAGTGTATTATGGATCTGGGATTGGGGGCTTTGATTCTGAATTGGGTAAAAGTTCAAGCTTTGAATTAAGGAAGGAGTTGATCAATGATGAAGGATATGGTCCAGTTGGTACGGAGTGCGATTTAAGAATGAAAGCTAAAAATGATTCTTTCAATGCTGAATTTTCAGAGGGCTCCAGcaagaagataaaaaatgattCTTCCAAAGTTAAAGGTAGCAAGAATGCTCATAAGAGAGGCAAATATGAGTGCTTGAATTGTAACATGAGCTTCCACTCTCATAGGGCTCTCGGGGGACACAGAGCTAGCCATACAAAGAGCAATGGCTACTGTGAGGCTATATATGAGAGCGGCGAAAATAGCACAGGCACTGGTTCTCTTGCTGTTCCAAAACCTCAGAGTAAACATGTTGAGTCCTGCAGTGTGAAAACCTCAACTAGTCAGAGTTTCTCTGGCCATTCTAAGAAAAGAATGGGGCCAAGGAAAAGCAAGGGGCATGAATGTCCAATCTGCTTCAGGGTTTTCCGGTCGGGCCAAGCTTTGGGTGGTCACAAGAGGTCCCATTTTATTGGAGGTTCTGAAGAAAGAACTTTGGTCCTCAAGCAAGAGCTCCCTGAGTTTCATGGTCTAATTGATCTTAATCTTCCTGCTCCCACTGATGAAGAGGCAAATGGGGATGATGCCCAGTTCATGCCATGGTAG